One segment of Alnus glutinosa chromosome 2, dhAlnGlut1.1, whole genome shotgun sequence DNA contains the following:
- the LOC133861020 gene encoding glutaredoxin-C9-like, with the protein MQQAIPYKSWQPLHTNTHFSQLSLTLSNTSNSLNLSSPKHSVKETENILTLVSENAVIVFGRRGCCMSHVVNRLLLGLGVNPAVYEVDEKDDASVVRELESIAGNGKVQFPAVFIGGSLFGGLDRLMATHISGELVPVLKQAGALWL; encoded by the coding sequence aTGCAGCAAGCAATTCCTTACAAGTCATGGCAACCACTCCACACAAACACCCACTTTAGCCAACTCTCGCTCACCCTCAGCAACACGTCCAATTCTCTCAATCTGTCGTCGCCTAAACACTCTGTAAAGGAAACGGAGAACATTCTCACCTTGGTATCGGAGAACGCAGTCATAGTGTTCGGCAGGCGTGGATGCTGCATGAGCCACGTGGTGAATCGCTTGCTTCTAGGCCTCGGTGTCAACCCCGCCGTGTACGAGGTTGACGAGAAAGACGATGCGAGTGTCGTCAGGGAATTGGAATCGATCGCCGGCAATGGAAAAGTGCAGTTTCCGGCGGTGTTTATTGGTGGGAGCTTGTTCGGAGGATTGGATCGACTTATGGCTACGCATATTTCGGGAGAGCTGGTTCCTGTTTTGAAACAAGCTGGCGCCTTGTGGCTTTGA